Part of the Lentimicrobium sp. L6 genome is shown below.
CAATTCAATGGATTCAAAGTGAAGCACTATGTCTCAGAATGAATAGGCTCGCCATTATTCATGATGATTTCATTTATACATATAAAAAAGAGAGGAGGCCTTTATGCATTATTAGTTTATAAACACCCATAATTAACACCTAAAAAAGCTGAGGAGCTTCGAATACCTTCAGTATTTAATAATTAAAATTTTTAAAGATGAAAAACTTAGAGTTTTCAAAAGAATGCAAAATCAAGTTGTCAAAGAACAACACATTATTAATTTTTAAAATTCAAAAATCATGGTAAATTACAGTGTTAGACAAAAAGTGAATCCTCGAGATATAGAGGAGGCACGTAAGTATTATGCAATAGCAAAATCAAGCAGAACAGTTGATGTTCGTGAAATTGCAGAACAAATAGCAGAGGAAGTATCCTTAGGAACCTCCGATGTATTGGGAGTACTTGAATCTCTTTTAAAGAATATTCCGAAGAATTTATCTCGCGGACATATTGTAAAATTAAGGGATTTTGGAACTTACCGACTCACGGTTCATTCGGAAGGAGCTCCTACTGAGGAAGAGTTCCACGATAATATGATAAAAGGAACAAAGGTTCATTTTCGACCTGACCCTTTATTCCTTAAATCCTTTGCTTTACTAAAATATCAAAAAGTGCAATAATTGATATTTATTTTTGTAAAAATGGAGTAACAAACTTACTCCATTTTTTTTGTGACTTCAAGAATTTAACATTTTGCCCCATCAAAACGCAGCCTTCCTCTTAAAAATTGCAGTTTTACTTCTAAAAAAAGCACAGCATCGTTTGCAAAACGCAGCTGACCAATTAAAAATGACTGCTTTATTTCTTTACATCCTTCAAAATGAATGATTATCCTAGTTTACAGCTCGGCCTTTCTAATATATTTCCTTTTGTTATACGCCATATCATTTTTTACTCTTTTCTTTTTTTCAACAATATTTATGGTTTTTCAACAAAATACACCCTCTCTTTACCTTTTAAGAAGATTTAATGGGTCATGTTGATTTTTATGGGGAACTCAAGGCTATATTTCTGATATTCTATATAATTCTCCTTAATTGTTTTCTCTCAGCCCTTCAGGCTGGTGCTTTATCTTGTGTTCAAAGCAAGGAGCTTTGCTCCTTGCTTTGATGTTGCAGGCTTTCAGCCTGCTTTCTATCCTACCCTGATAGAGCCTGAAGGGCTCATAAACCTCAACTTGGGGCACTCTCCCGACTATGTGAGGGTATTCCTCATGCTTTCCTTCCAAAGCAAAACAAAGCCTAGAAGACCTAACAATAAACGCAGCAATGTGCATTTCCAGATAGAGCCTGAAGGGCTCAAAAACCTCAACTTGGGACACTCTCCCAACTATGATGTTGAGGGCATTCTTCATGCCCTCCATCCGAAGCAAAACAAAGCCTAGAAGGCCTAACAACAAACGCAGCAATCTGCATTTCCATACAAAGTCTGAAGGGCTCAAAAGCTAAAACTTGGGGCACCGTCCCAAGTAGAGCCAAAGGGCTCCAAACAAAACGTAACCCCGAGCCTGTATGGCTCGTACAATAAAATCCACTAAAACAAAGTATCAGGAGGCAATAACTAGCTCAAATCTACGTTCATGCAATATTCGGCACCACAGGCCGAGTAAATACCATTAAGCCAGAAATAGAAGAAAAACTTCACTCCTATATGGCTGGTATTTTCAAAAACATGAATAGTCCAGCTATAAAAATAAACTCAGTACCCGACCATATCCACATACTCTTTAAGCTATCTAAAAACCACGCACTTGCTAAAGTCATGGAAGAAGTAAAAAAATCAACATCCAAATGGATGAAAGAACATGGAATCATTAAATTTACTTGGCAAATAGGATATGGAGCTTTTTCTATACAATATAACAAAGTAGAAATAGTGATAAGCTATATCGAAAACCAAAAAGAACACCATAAGGAAACCTGTTTTAAACATGAATTTGAGGAACTCATCAAAGAAAACCAAATGGTAGATTATAATTCCAATTTTTTCTGGGATAGATAAATACAATTAATTTTCAAGCACCACCGATATCCCAGAATGATTATTCCTCAGGAAGTTTATTCCAAATTAAGTTTTACCTTAAGCTATCGAAATATCAAGAGACAAATAGCCATCAATACTGGGTTTAAAGAATTTGAATCCGCCCAAAGAAACTAGCAGGAATAGAAACCGTAAGTATCATTAGAAAGAATCAGATAGGAAAAACCAAGTCTAAGCTTTTAAAACATTTTATTCTTTAGCTGTATACTATTTCATTATATTTGGTTTTGGAAATTGTTTGGATTAATGCGACAGAACCTAAGTGATAATCTTAGCTAACTTTTTCTATTTTTGTAACATGACAATTAACATAAAAGAACAATTTTCTGGAATAGTTAATAAAATACTAGCTC
Proteins encoded:
- a CDS encoding HU family DNA-binding protein, whose translation is MVNYSVRQKVNPRDIEEARKYYAIAKSSRTVDVREIAEQIAEEVSLGTSDVLGVLESLLKNIPKNLSRGHIVKLRDFGTYRLTVHSEGAPTEEEFHDNMIKGTKVHFRPDPLFLKSFALLKYQKVQ
- a CDS encoding transposase; translation: MYVHAIFGTTGRVNTIKPEIEEKLHSYMAGIFKNMNSPAIKINSVPDHIHILFKLSKNHALAKVMEEVKKSTSKWMKEHGIIKFTWQIGYGAFSIQYNKVEIVISYIENQKEHHKETCFKHEFEELIKENQMVDYNSNFFWDR